The DNA region ttgtcacaagtgtgcacgatcattttgatgataaattggtctatgtcacaagtgtgttttgcgAATTCTGGGATACGGAAGCGAGTTCCCAAAATcaggttaaagcatcttgtagtgttggttaagtatagcaaaacgtcatcattaactcattttcgaccaaaatggtctatgtgacaagatagcacacagcagaCGATtgacaaatatttatttagccTTTATGCACTTGTTAACCAAACAAGCTAGCGACTTCATTCTTtcgtcaaaactgtcaaaaataatAGAGAAAATCGAGTATCGAGTATCGACATGGCCAAAAGACATACAATTTTATATTGATTAAATATTCATTTGACACCATAGTCTTAAATGCTTCCCAAaagcagaaatattttttcctatttaATTCACTTCTCAGACCTGAAGACGAATTTGTATTCATGCGAACTTTagtaaaaatctacaaaaagttTGATCTTTCCTCAAGAAATCATGGTATATTAATTTAGTTTCCATTCTTTAAACCAAAATTGTACCCCGAGGGTGGTTTAAATGGAGAGATGGacgaagaattaaaaaaaaaacaaaaaacaatttacATCGTCGATTGATTCGCATAAATAGGGTTCAACTAAAGTTTTATTCAATGGCATTTTTATGTGGAATCAGTATCCTTTTAGTAGTGCTGCTTGATATTGGAGTAGCTCTCGCCATGGGGATGATGGGCATGACCCACTCGCTGGACATGGGGCTGGAATCCGGTCTTGTGGTCCGAGCTGTAGTCCACAACACGGTGGGTTCCATCGGCCTCATCAATGGTGTACTGTCCCTTAACGTGGTCTCCCTCACGGGACTCCCACTGGCTCTTGTGGTCATGGGTGTGCGAGTCCTTAACTCCGTACTCGTACTTGTAGCTCGGATGGCTGTTGAAGTCCTCGTAGGCCAGGACGGCGACGGCCAAACAGGCAACCAGGGCGATGACCTGTTGAAAACGTTATGAAGGTTAGAGCACgcacatatttttgattttgattaacttaccttgaacattttggatttttagatTGGTTGAAATGGTTGGATGAAGTGATACTAGAAGACTGATGACTTACCAAGCTTTCATCCAGTTTTTATACTGTTTATTTCTTGATTTCACTTAATTTCGTTATATGGAGTTGCATGCATGCAAAATGAATTGCATCGTTTCTAATAGCTTAACAACCcacatgcactttttggagaaaCTAAATGCAAGCCGTAAAGGTGTCACCTTGTCATACGATTAGTTTATTAGCGGCAATaagttaattaattttcaatttagttGTTGGACCAACTACCAATCCACTGCCATGCACCTGAGAGCATGCACAAGTCTAAGACACGAACAGAGTGGAAAGCAAACTCAGAGTCGGAAAATCGGAAAGCTAACGGTATAAAAATCTGAGAACCGTTTTCAAGCATCATTAGTCAACTCACATCATTCTTACAGAACAAACCAAATCCCAAAACAAGTGAAACAAAATGTTCAAGGTAAGTTATTCAAAACCAGAAATATGTGTGACCACTAACCTTCATAACGTTTTCAACAGGTCATCGCCCTGGTTGCCTGTCTGGCCGTCGCCGTCCTGGCCTACGAGGACTTCAACAGCCATCCGAGCTACAAGTACGAGTACGGAGTTAAGGACTCGCACACCCATGACCACAAGAGCCAGTGGGAGTCCCGTGAGGGAGACCACGTTAAGGGACAGTACACCGTGGATGAGGCCGATGGAACCCATCGCGTTGTGGACTACAGCTCGGACCACAAGACCGGATTCCAGCCCCATGTCCAGCGAGTGGGTCATGCCCATCATCCTCATGGCGAGAGCTACTCCAACATTAAGCAGCACTATTAAGGAGACAACTTTGGAAAAGATGGAATAAATTTGCCGGCCATTTAAATTTTATCACTCCCAAAAGTAATATATAAAGAAactccaaaaaaccaaaaaacctcAAAGTTAGCATAGTCAACCGATTATGTCACAAGCCGTTCCCACGCCCGCCACGCCAAGACGACAATGGTCCGCGTGGTCCAGATGACATGTACTTTCGACGCCCCGACGACCAGTCCATGTTCCATGTCACACTCGATCTCAGTCAACCCCGCGGCACGGCCAACCCAATCTGGCTGTGTGGTGAGTGATGTGATAACAGGCACTGTCTGTCGGAGAGGTCATGGGGTGAAAATGGGTTCCACGTAGCACACAAAATTGGTACTCTCTTCGATGCAATTAGCGAACATACGTCGAGCTTGTCGCACCGAGCGACGATCCTATAATTAAGTTAAGTTGGAACGCTTTTTTTGGGGCAATTTTTGGATCTCCGAGGAATATTACGAAATT from Culex quinquefasciatus strain JHB chromosome 3, VPISU_Cqui_1.0_pri_paternal, whole genome shotgun sequence includes:
- the LOC119769361 gene encoding cuticle protein 19-like is translated as MFKVIALVACLAVAVLAYEDFNSHPSYKYEYGVKDSHTHDHKSQWESREGDHVKGQYTIDEADGTHRVVDYSSDHKTGFQPHVQRVGHAHHPHGESYSNIKQHY
- the LOC119769358 gene encoding cuticle protein 19-like, which gives rise to MFKVIALVACLAVAVLAYEDFNSHPSYKYEYGVKDSHTHDHKSQWESREGDHVKGQYTVDEADGTHRVVDYSSDHKTGFQPHVQRVGHAHHPHGESYSNIKQHY